The Glycine soja cultivar W05 chromosome 6, ASM419377v2, whole genome shotgun sequence genome has a window encoding:
- the LOC114416500 gene encoding hydroxyproline O-galactosyltransferase GALT6-like → MMKRKLETLVWLTRKRSIQFLIGVFFLYLVLVTLEIPFVFKTDFASVTTTRPPRLRSEEDSLRKESPARPLKTVSNADSPSQLAHRPNSSVVSALVLNDAAFDSHVNDGSSELYKQVKHAREVGRSLWEHLESGKPLTRTVAENRPGSCPGSVSLSGSDVVDVSGVVPLPCGLTLGSHITVVGKPLAAKPDFEPKITVVAENEPVMVSQFVVELQGLKTVDGEEPPRVFHFNPRLKGDWSGKPVIELNTCYRMQWGSAIRCDGWKSKADDDTVDRMVKCEKWIRDDEDHLEGSKATWWLNRLIGRTKKVTVDWPFPFSEGKLFVLTVSAGLEGYHVSVDGRHVTSFPYGTGFTLEDATGLSLTGDIDVHSVFAASLPSSHPSFAPQRHLEFSTRWRTQPLPESGVELFIGVLSAGNHFAERMAVRKSWMQHRLVKSGAVVARFFVALHARQEINAELKKEAEFFGDIVIVPYLDNYDLVVLKTVAICEYGVHTVSAKYVMKGDDDTFVRVDAVIDEARKVPDGSSFYIGNINYYHKPLRYGKWAVTYAEWPEEDYPPYANGPGYILSSDIARYIVSEFDMRKLRLFKMEDVSMGMWVEQFNSSKPVHYSHSLKFCQFGCIEDYYTAHYQSPRQMMCLWDKLQRNSRPQCCNMR, encoded by the exons ATGATGAAACGAAAGCTAGAAACCTTGGTGTGGCTAACACGAAAACGATCGATTCAGTTTCTAATCGGTGTTTTTTTCCTGTACCTCGTACTCGTTACACTCGAAATCCCGTTTGTTTTCAAAACCGACTTCGCAAGCGTGACCACCACGCGCCCCCCGAGGCTCCGAAGCGAGGAGGATTCGCTACGTAAAGAGTCCCCTGCGCGTCCTTTGAAAACGGTTTCCAACGCCGACTCGCCGAGTCAACTCGCTCACCGCCCCAACAGCAGTGTCGTTTCCGCGCTGGTGCTAAACGACGCCGCGTTCGACTCCCACGTAAACGACGGGTCGTCTGAACTCTACAAGCAAGTGAAGCACGCGCGCGAGGTTGGACGGAGTCTATGGGAACACCTCGAATCTGGAAAGCCGCTAACACGAACCGTTGCCGAGAACCGGCCCGGTTCGTGTCCCGGTTCGGTTTCGCTTTCTGGTTCGGATGTTGTTGACGTCTCGGGCGTCGTGCCGTTACCGTGTGGGCTCACATTGGGGTCCCACATAACGGTCGTTGGGAAGCCGTTGGCGGCGAAGCCCGATTTCGAGCCGAAGATAACGGTGGTGGCGGAGAACGAGCCGGTGATGGTGTCGCAATTCGTGGTGGAGTTGCAGGGGCTGAAGACCGTTGACGGTGAAGAGCCTCCTAGGGTTTTTCATTTCAACCCGAGGTTGAAGGGGGATTGGAGTGGTAAACCTGTGATTGAACTCAACACGTGTTACCGCATGCAGTGGGGTTCTGCTATTAGATGTGACGGTTGGAAATCTAAGGCCGATGATGATACCG TTGATAGGATGGTGAAGTGTGAGAAGTGGATTCGGGATGATGAAGATCACTTGGAGGGGTCTAAGGCGACGTGGTGGTTGAATAGACTGATAGGGCGCACGAAGAAAGTAACTGTTGACTGGCCATTCCCGTTTTCTGAGGGGAAGCTTTTTGTTCTTACTGTTAGTGCTGGGCTGGAGGGGTATCATGTTTCTGTTGATGGGAGGCATGTGACCTCTTTTCCTTATGGCACT GGTTTTACTCTTGAGGATGCCACCGGGCTTTCGTTGACTGGAGACATTGATGTCCACTCTGTATTTGCGGCATCTTTGCCTTCATCGCATCCCAGTTTTGCCCCACAGCGGCATCTTGAATTTTCCACTAGGTGGCGTACTCAGCCACTTCCTGAGTCTGGCGTCGAATTGTTCATTGGTGTCCTCTCGGCTGGAAACCATTTTGCTGAGCGTATGGCTGTGAGGAAGTCATGGATGCAACATAGGCTCGTCAAATCTGGAGCAGTGGTTGCTCGTTTCTTTGTGGCACTG CATGCAAGACAAGAAATTAATGCAGAGTTGAAGAAGGAAGCCGAAttttttggtgatattgttattGTGCCTTATTTGGATAACTATGACCTTGTTGTGTTGAAAACAGTAGCCATATGTGAATATGGG GTACATACAGTTTCTGCTAAGTATGTCATGAAAGGTGATGATGACACTTTTGTTAGAGTGGATGCTGTTATCGATGAAGCAAGGAAGGTTCCAGATGGTTCAAGCTTTTATATTGGGAACATAAATTActaccacaaacccttgcgctATGGGAAATGGGCAGTGACATATGCA GAGTGGCCAGAAGAGGATTACCCACCCTATGCTAATGGCCCGGGTTATATTTTGTCATCAGATATTGCACGCTATATcgtatctgaattcgatatgcGTAAATTAAGG TTGTTCAAGATGGAAGATGTGAGTATGGGAATGTGGGTGGAGCAATTCAACAGCTCAAAACCAGTACACTACTCGCATAGCTTGAAGTTCTGCCAGTTTGGTTGCATAGAAGATTATTACACCGCCCATTACCAATCGCCTAGGCAGATGATGTGCCTGTGGGATAAACTGCAAAGGAATTCAAGGCCTCAATGCTGCAACATGAGATGA